CGCCGCTTTGCCGGCGCTCACCCTGCCCCGAAGGTTCTATATTTACTTGCTGGTGATTATATGCAGTTGTGATAAATATGTCAAACTAATTGAAACCAGTAGACAAATTAAAGGGTTGGCGGGCGCGGCCAGGTGTAATTGACCATTTTTTTTTTGACAACCGCCCCATTCAAATTACAATCTGTAGCATCATTTACCCATTTTTAAACCAAAACGCGACAGGAGAATACAATGGGCACCATCAATGTATCGGCCAGTTGGACCGGCAAGGCTTTGCATTACGTTGGCACCGACAGCAAGGGCAACCAAATTCAGATGGGGGGTGAAAATGTTTCACCCACTCAAATGCTGCTTTTGGGCGCCGCCGGTTGTATGGGTATGGACGTGGTAAGCGTGTTGCAAAAAAAACGGCAGGCTGTGACCGGGGTTGAGGTGCAGGTTACAGGGCATCAGCCCGACGAATACCCCAAACCGTTCCACACCATCGAACTGACCTTTATTGTAAAAGGCAACAACGTTGACCCCCAGGCCGTAGCCCGCGCCATCGAATTGTCCCGAGACAAATACTGCATTGTCGGCCAGACTTTGCAAAATAAAACAGAACTAAAAACCTCGTTTACTGTTGAGCCGGGATAAGCGGTTGCGCCCAGCGGCGGCGCAACCGCCAGGCCAACAATACGCCGGCCAGGGAAACAAAAAAGCCAATGATGGCGGCCAAAACCAATAAATCCCGCCCAGGATTAGGCGGAACATATCCCTGGGTTTGGTGCAGGTGAGCGGTGGTGAGCAACTCCTTTTTGAGCTTGCTTTCAAAACGGCGCGGCGGCCTGATGGGTCTTAAAGTGGACTGAACTCGTTCGGCTACGTCTAACAAAGGGGCCAATTCATGTTTATCTGCCAAAGAAAGCTCAGGATAATCGTCGGCCTTAGGATGGTGGCCGTGCAATAATTCGTCGGCGTGGGTGGCCAAAATGTCTTTGAGTTGTTTTTTATTCATTGATAAACTCCCCTGGTTAAGCGTTGCGCAGAATTACAGGTGACCGCTACATCTCCTCTGCCGGATAAGTGGCAAAGCCAACCGTGCCCGGGCCAAAATGAACCGCCAGTGAGAGGGCTATGTTGGTGACAAAGGTATCCCGGCAATTGAGGCGACTTTCAACTTGGGCCAACAGTGCTTCGGCCTCGGCCTGGGCCATGGCGTGGACCATACCCACGTGCACGGGCGTTTGGCCTAGCTGGGCCTGGGCCATCATCAGCATGCGCTGAAAGCCGTTTTTCTGCGTTCTCACCCGGTCTATGGGCACCAGATTGCCCTCCTCCACCCCCACAATGGGTTTAATATCCAGCAGCGAGGCAATGGTCTCCCGCAGGCGGCCCACCCGCCCGCTCATCCGGGCGTAGCGTAAATCTTTGAGCATAATAAACACATTTATCTGGGCGCGGCGCGCTTCAAGGTGGGGCACAATCTGCGCTGCCGTCCAACCGGCTGCGCTCAATTGCGCCGCTTCTCGCACCATAAAACCCAACCCCGGCGAGCCGGTCAGGCTATCAACCACCGTCACCTTTATTTTGCCTTGTAGTTGCCTGGCCGCCATAAAGGCCGATTGCCAGGTGCCGCTCAGTTTACTGGTCAGGTGGATAGAGAGGATTTCGTTGCCGTCGGCG
The genomic region above belongs to Anaerolineae bacterium and contains:
- a CDS encoding OsmC family protein; the encoded protein is MGTINVSASWTGKALHYVGTDSKGNQIQMGGENVSPTQMLLLGAAGCMGMDVVSVLQKKRQAVTGVEVQVTGHQPDEYPKPFHTIELTFIVKGNNVDPQAVARAIELSRDKYCIVGQTLQNKTELKTSFTVEPG
- a CDS encoding DegV family protein produces the protein MIKIVTDTTCDMPGEWFSQYQITTIPMNIQFGLETFREGVTITRDTFYRRIDAEGNLPTTSQPSVGEFIELYETLAADGNEILSIHLTSKLSGTWQSAFMAARQLQGKIKVTVVDSLTGSPGLGFMVREAAQLSAAGWTAAQIVPHLEARRAQINVFIMLKDLRYARMSGRVGRLRETIASLLDIKPIVGVEEGNLVPIDRVRTQKNGFQRMLMMAQAQLGQTPVHVGMVHAMAQAEAEALLAQVESRLNCRDTFVTNIALSLAVHFGPGTVGFATYPAEEM